Below is a genomic region from Drosophila kikkawai strain 14028-0561.14 chromosome X, DkikHiC1v2, whole genome shotgun sequence.
gaattaaGCCACTTTGGTGTACCCTCGTTGCGGTTATGAAAAATGCCTTCAAGTGGCTGGCGGCAACTCCAAGGCTTGGCCTGGAACGTGGTCGCCTCTATGACGAATCTCTGGTTGGCTCCGGTGGTGGAGAGATCACAGATCGCAGAGTTGGGGGCATGGGGGAGAGCTGGCACTACAGGCACCGTTAGGCACCGACCACAGCGCACGCGAACAGTTTTCATTATTTACTGTTTATGATACTCTACGCCCCGAAAGTGAACTGCATTCGGTGAGGTACATTGACTATAAGATATGGTATATGTTGCAGTACAAACTGAACATGAAAATATATAGGTTGCGATTGTTAAATGTTtgatttaaaagtttaatttttttatgtaagTAGTGATATTTTGTGGTAATATTTTCAAtcgaattttaattgttttatttatatttaaagatttaaattgtatttaaaaataatagaatatttatattttatatattctattAAATTCCAcgtattaatattattaattaagacaAACTatcaattaatattataaattaagtagttttgataaattttacttgaaatatactttatttttcaaacttatttttccaaaaaatgattaatgaaaaataaactaaaatatatattagcaACCAAAAAGCTTGTTTCGTTGATTCGGActtaaatccaaaaaaaaaattataaaaacatattttatattctagAATATATTcgttatatttaaaacttttttttaaatatttgtttcttttatatttatggttgaaaacaatttaattttacccTTGGCAcattcaaaacattttttaatacattttggTGGAAGAATTCCTTATTTAAAGAAGCTTTAgattgaaattattaatttaaaaagagcCTAGATATATAAGCtatatattgtttaaatatttaccaaataAGCAGCTTTACTTATTGATCCCATATTTATagagtattttattttggctgtcGGCCAgccgctttttgttttaacttCTTTTTTGATTGCTAAACAACAATTTGGCAGCCGCTGTTACCGTTGCCGTGGCTGTTGCTGGTTCTACGgacaaaatgaaaatgaaaataagacaaaaaaaaaaaacaaaacaaaaaacaaaataaaaaattaaataaagccaGAAATTGGAGCGCAGTGGACAGGCGCAAGTCGCCAGGCACAAGACACACAAAAGCGGATTCCTGCCCAAAGTCCAGTCCCAGTCCAGTTTTTAGTTGGTCTCGGTTTCAGTTTCTGTCTCGAATCACGTTCCATTTGATTGTTtctatttgttgttgttgtttttcgtttttgtttttagtctGCTAGcatatttctctttttttgttagtgcactttgcattgttttttgttttcgggGTTTGGCAACTGCGCCCAACAATAAAAATGCTCCAAGCATTTGGTGTCTGCACTTGTGGGCGccaataaaactaaaaaaaagtaagataTAGTGGACACACGATAGTGTGAACTATTAATataggatatatatatgtataaataccTTTTAAGAATACCTTGAAACTAAGGCAAGAAAAAACTATACTTATACTTGGAATTTCAACTTTATaactttacaattttttatataatataaaaattaataataattaatgataatttaaataataattttgtaatttaactatactttttatttagaatttaatatataattaaaataaataaaataaaataaatcataatcatataaaatatatataaataaaataacaaaattataaattataagttaCTGATTActtaataaatcaattaaataatcTTTTCATTATATTcgaaattgtaaataaatagtaGAGTTTAGTTCTTTCTTACGAAAAAATTGCAAGTTTAtgctttttatattcttatatatttttatatattttttcccttcATGAAGTCTTCACTGTATTCAGAAAATCgacagagaaaaatattatatgaaaGAAAAAACTCTTCAACCTGTCGCGTTTTTTGGTCAATTAGCCACGGCGCGTATGAGTAATGCCCAGCGACAAGAAGTCGAAATTGAAGCTGAAAATGAAGTTAAAgccaagaaaacaaaaaaaaaataagaaacgcAAAAGTAAAGTGTTATTTATGATTCGATTTCTTCAAAGCTCTGTCCTTGATTTCGCTTTTGGCATTTTCGGGGCGTCGAAAGTGACGGGCGATGTTGGTTGGAATTGAATTGGATTGTATTAAATTGATGGGTGGGCAAGCCTAAGTTCTTTCGGACCATTCAagtatttctattttattttgcaaaataaaGCAACAGAAATCGAGTCGAAAAGGTCTACTTGGTGGTACGAATAATAGAATGGTTATTGGGGAGTAATGTAAGGGAAATATTTCTTAGAAAATAAAGAACTTTACTTGTCTTTAGGCTTTCGAAAAgtgtaaagaaaaatatatattagttgaTTTGAATTGTGAAAGTAAATTATAGAATGTTTGTCATGGTTTCTTGATTAACTAAGTACAACGAATGACTTGAAATAAATCAGggttaattttacaaaatatattatttaatgtttactttattttctgAATAGTAAGGCTTAggatattttgtaataatttattattacgtatttttaaacaacattttttaaacaaaataatattgttaatGACAttggtttataaaaaaaataattacatttttgatAACTTTTAGAAGCTAACAACATTGCTTTAAATTCCgccattaatatttatttaattacattttcaattttatttgatagttttacttttctttttattattgcatTTCAGACATTGCTTTGATTTCCCGTCATGATTTagttattttcatatattttgcaattatGCAATCGGACGGAAAAACAAACGCTTTGAGTTTGTTGGAAACTGCAAActcctctttcttttttttttccaacgaTGCGCTCAAGTGCTTTTGGAAAAAACGATTTTTACTTCAGGTTTttccttggttttttttattttattttatttttttttttgtaaaacgGCGCGTGCTTAAATTTTCAagcgtgtttttgtttttgctgctgctcacTCATGTTAATTAAGTGCtctcaacaacaacatcgtctttcctttatatttttttggtatttccAATTGATTAACGGTTGAATGAGCCTGTTTAGATCTAATGTGGCTCAGACCTTCACGTTGAAGCCATTGTTGGGGGGATTTTTGGAAAGATTTATGTGGGGAATGCTAAAGATACGAGGGGATTATACGATTTGTTGGAGAAGGAATTACCTATAGTTTCCAGggatttttctattttcatattttgtgtttataaCGCTGTGATGGATTCATTTCCTTccttattatatatatattgtatgttCTTGATTAGCATCAACAGACAAGTcaatatagatatttatattaaaaatatcccTATTGCTTTATGTTTCAGTATCACTTTCTAGGCAATACATACTTTCATTTCCTAAAAgatagtaaataaaatttaaaaataaattataaatataatcaaaatttaatttattaataaataaatattatagctGAAATTTTAATAGTATTCGTCTCACTTCCTATTTTCCAGATGGCATCCTTAACCTTGCATTGGATAGTTATAGCTCTGCTAGCGGTGACGTCGCTGACGACGGCAGCGACGCCTGCGCCCACAACGGCaacgacaacagcaacaacaacagcagcgacTGCGACACGGCAGCGTAGCGGCAGAGGACAAggacagttacagttacagttacagttacaaGGACCGCGTCAGGGTCAGGGACAAGGTCAGGGTCAGGGTCACGCactgggcctgggcctgggaGGAGTGGCATCAACGACAAGCACTGAGGCGCCAACGCTGCGGGCGCCACGCCAGCGTCGACCCCCGACGACGCAGTCGATCGACATAATAGTAAGCTCAGTTCGCAGTCGCGGTCGCAGCAGCGctcgcagcaacagcaacagcggcagcagcagcacaacgcCGCTGCCCGTGACTACTGTTAGGCAGTGGCAGCGGCGacgcagcagcaccagcagtacagcaaaaacaccaacaacaacagcagcagctgctgagGCAGCTGGTCGATCCTCCAGGGATCGGGGGAGTGTGCGAGGACTGCGCCAACCTCGGGATACGCCGCTCCTGGACAGCGAGACcagtgccagcagcagcatccgtCGCAGCTGGCAGGCACTGCCGTCGTACAGTTCCAGCTCCAACTTCAGCGTTCCCGCGGATAATACCAGcaccagtgccagtgccactTCCAGTTCCAGCATCAATCGTGGCGCACTAAAAACGTAAGTTACTTGTGGTTAAGGTAATGTATGTATCGCTTTTTTTATCTTCTATCCTCGACAGGCCGCGCATGATCCAGCGACTGGTGGCTGGCCACATTCACAATGCCCAGGGCCACTCCACTTACGAGGTGTCAGCGGTGAGCGCCAacagctcctcctccagctttGTGCCCACCCCGACAAGCAGGACTACAACCACAACTCCAGACACAACCACAACCaggacgacgacaacgactaCGGCGAGAGTGACTTCCCTGAGGGGCAAGGCGAGCAGCAGTTACAGACTGGCCAAGCCATCGGTCAGGCCAAGACCGACCACGCCAGCAGCTGTTACGAGATTCAGCCATCCTCCAAGCACTTCCAGATCCACAACCCCACTTCCCCCTGTTCCGTCTCCGGCATCACCTTCTCCCGCATCCAACGTCCCGTTAAGCTTCAGGGAgcaggacgacgacgacgacgaggctCTGCTTAACGAACCCGACGACTTCGATAACTGGGACAACGGCATCCTGCGGCTGAGTGCTGGCTCTGGCAAGGAAGCGGAGGCTCCGGCCAAGAAGCCTCCCAAGGACGAGGCCAAGAAGACCCTGGCCGACCAAGTGAGGGATGGAAAGTATGGACTGATCGAGAAGGAGCTGTTCCGGCGAGTGCCCAAGCGACCGGGAGTGCTGAGCTACGCTCGGAACTCCGAGGTGCCGCTGGACAACGAGCGCAACTACGGCGGCCTGAACGAGGAGGACATCTGGCTGGCCGAGGATCATCTGCTGGTGATCAAGGGCGGAGCGCTGaacgaggaggtggaggacaACCAGCAGGGTCCTTGGCCTGCCATCGATGACTACGATGCGCCTGGGCGGCAGATCAAGCTGCCGGACAATCCGGCGGTGCCGCCTCCATTTCCCGTGCAGCTCGAGCCGCACGGGCCGCTGCAGCTTATCCGAGATAATCAACTCGAGGTCCTCCGTCCGGCGCCTGGCAATGCAACGCTATCCGCTGAGGCCGGCCACCACCAGGGCTACGCGGGCCCCGCCGCCGAAAATCTCTCATCGCATCCTGCTGCCCGGACGGGAGCGCAATCTCCGGCTGCAGCACCTGAGCCAGCTCGTCCGAAAGCCCCGGCCTACGTCTATCCGGCGCCCTACGCCCCCTGGCTGCTCTACTCCAACGATACGGGGCCGTCCAGGAGTCTGCTGAGGACCCCGCCGCTCCTGGGTCCCTGGTTGATCAACGGGCTGAATGGGAATGGGTCACTCACAGGAGATTCCCCGGGAATACCCGGCAATGTCAGCGATTTCGACGAGGATGACCCCTCGCTGTACTATCCGCCGGCGTACAGTTTCGTCTACAAGAGCAACTACTCGAACCCAGTGCCGCCGGGACCTCTGGTTCCGGGAATAGTCCTTCCCCCGCCACCAGATCACTTCAGCCGACTGGAGACCACCCGGCGTCCACCGGCCTCAGGCAGTACCACCTTGACTAGTAGCACCACCAGCACTACAACCACCACCTCGACAACCACGGCCAGGCCTTCGGTGCCATTGCCCACCATTAGGACCTCCTACAAGCCCAAGTACAACGCCATCACCTACCTGCCGCCGGCGCCCAGACAGAGTCCACCACCGACCAGCTATGTGGAGCGAGTGCCAGTGCCCGTGGCCGTGCCCATACCCATCTACCCGGTCAACTATACGCCCCGGCCGCAGCTTCTGTTCGTGCCCAGCTCCACGGAGAGCACGCTCCAGGACACGCCGCTAGACCCGCCGCTCTCGAAGTCGAATCCCATATACTACGAGTACTTTGAGGCCAAGCGGCAGCCGGGCTCGATCAAGTCCAATGTCATTGACGACTTTTTGGCCACCAAGCCACCAAAGcgccaccatcaccaccatcaGCGGGAGCACCTGCAGCACTACAAGGCTTCGCCAAGTCCTTCTAATGACGTGGCCGACGTGGTCAACATTACGCCCAAGCCGAGGACCgcccagctgcagctgcacgCAGAGTACGAGGCCTCGCTGGGACAGCTCCTGCGGAGCAATCTAGTTTCGCCGCCGGCTGGAAGCGGTTCTGGGAGATTCCAGGTGAGAACTTAAGGCTAACCTTTATATCctttaaattacatatttgCTACCCTACCAGGCACCCGACTTTGACAAACAGCCCTTTCTGCCCATGGTGAACTACAGTGCTGACGAGCAGGACCAGAATGCCTTCAAGGCCATTGTCTACCAGCCACCTGGTCAGAGGCAGCGCCACCTAAGGGTGGgcaagcagcagctgcagctggagcCCAGCCTGGATGCCTCGCCGCCGGATTCCTATCTGCCCGGACGGCACTTCCGAGTgggcaagcagcagcaacagcagcagcaagtctTCGAGCCGCAGATTTACAGCACCCCTGGACCGCAGTTTCCGGAGGATCCCCAGCTCCGTCCACCGGCTCCGCTCCAAGGGAATCCCTTGCAGTTCTGGCAGCGACCAGCGCCGCAGTTTAAGCGCGTGCGGCCCAGCAGCAAACAGGGACATCCACATGGGCCTCCGCTCCCGCTGTCCCCCCAGTACCCGCAGTACTATGCTCATGGCTATCCAAGTGGTCCGGCCGCGGAGCCCCTCTACCGACTGGTGCCCGTGGCCCAGCACAAGCACTGGCGGAGCGGAAAGCCGCATCAGGTGCAATCGCAGCCCATCCAGGTGCAGCCCCAGAACCAGGGATATCCCGACCGGAGCGTAAACTACGGCCACAGTCTGGCCAGTGACATCCTGGTCAACTACAACACGAACAACCAGTTCAATCCGCAGGCGGAGCTGGTGCCCCAGGCCCAGTTGGCGGCACCACCACCTCCACTGTCATACCAGGCCCAGAGTGGCCAGCCTTTGTGGTCGGAAAGGGAGCGGGAACGGGAGCGAGATCGAGATAGGGATCGGCCAGTGCGGCATTCCCGGGAGCAGCATCAGTAGGGAGTACCTATCATAGACGGGGGATCAAAGTGTGAGGTAATATTATCCCAGAGAGTAAGTGAGGGCAGATCCTGCCCGAAATGGAAACCAACACAGATATAATCCCCAAAAGGGTGTACTTTAGATCAGTGGTCCGAACAATAACATTACAGCACTACAATACATCATAATATTTACACCATAACACGATAACACCGATTCACCAATTCACCAATTACACCAATACTTTACATTACATTGCATCATTACATTACATCATTACACTGTACCATTACAGTACACCAATATACATTACACTTATATActacattaaaatattacaatacACCATTACACATCAACATTACAATACACCATAATATTACAGAAAGTGACCAAAGTGATTGGGAATGTTACTATCATTTTCTGCAACACAACACGAACCACTGTTTTAAATAATCATTTTGGTAgtaattcaaaaaaaaattttcaaagttaTGGTCAGGATCAAGAATTCCtttgaaaatgtaataaaaaattgttcttAGGCTAAAAGTTCGCCCTACGAATTGTCATTTTGTTGGTGTTTTGTGCACACAATCGACCCAATAGAATCTTtatataataacaataatcgtTATCACAACCATCATCATGATAATGGTGGTTTCTATGTCATTGATAAACGTAGTGTCAACATGTGATTTATAGGGAGCCCAATCCGCTATCGATGCAAAATGGAAATCTGTCAACTTTTCGCCAGATAATGGTTTCCCCTTTGACAGGGTCTCGTATATTGTGGTCTGGATATAATCGAAATTTTTATGTAAtaaccattttatattaaatatagtttttatcTCCTATGTATATtcagttttcacttttttGACTTGTTCTATTTCCAGTATTTAATTAGTTAGGttactttttatttccttttcttagctgggagttttattttttgcctgaaagcaaaatcaattaaaaatcctATATTTCCAGGATTTCATCGATACCTATTCAATTTTGACTCTGGTTTTATATTCGAGTTTATTTTGAGTTTTACTTTGAACAATTACAATTAGTTACATTACGTATAGCTGGTCATGTAGGATAAACCCCGATTTGATCCTGTTGCCCATCCTCTCGTTTGCTATCGATAGCGGACTTCGATAACACGATATCGATAAAGACAATTGATAACGGGATATCGCCTATTGCTGACTTCGTAgcaacacacaaacacacatatttataccataaataaatacgtaCATAAACAGATATACTCTCAAAcctatgtaaataaatatagagtGTGCGCCAGATAATTCAGATATACGTAGTTATTCGAGCGATACACTTAGTCTTAggggcaataaaaaatatatatatatatttacatatacatatacatatatacgttAACGATATCTGTAggatattatttgaaaatccTTCGCGTAGATATATCCTGCACATAccatgtattatttttttctatttattgtAATTCGTTTTTGAATGTTTTCCAAAATCATTGCAAAACTTTGTATAAAAGCCATAACAACTAAGGTCACTATAAGTTAAAATACCGATATGcaactaataaaaaaactatGCATGTACGTTTTACATACGAATAATAGCTATATTTAATCGGATTAAAtgtattctattttttttttgtaattgtaatcgttgaaaaataaattttttagaaGCAAATTCTTATTGTTCAAATAAGACAATGAagcaaaatgtaaaaatatgtaattatatGGGACcaataatatcaatatattCGATTTTCGCGCGTCGGACGGAGTTatataattttacattttaataaaaacacataTTGTTCCACAAACTATTTTAGTTGCATTATTTTTTGGGATATTCGTGGTCGGGACTTTATTATAATCAGGGATGGGTGTAACGGGTTATTACACTTAcgttaaaactaaaatttatattcaaccttaaaaatcaaatatccTTATTGTGAATCTTAGTCTCATAAAAACATTCGCTCGCTATCTCCCaattgtattttaaactataattaaaagaaatcgatttttttcgatAAATTCGAACCTCTCAAAGGATAACCGCACAAAAGGTGGCAACTCCAACAGCTGGCGGATGTAAACAACGTCAGGGGCGCTGGCGCAGGACGAAAAGAGCGGCTGAGAGTGCCCGAGAGAGAGCGCCTTCGGGGTgggaattacaaaaaaatcgatGAAGGACTATCAGCAGGAAGCTCCAAGGAGCCGATTGACTTTGGGCCGTAAAATGATTACGGGCTAAAAGGTAAAAAACACGTCGCGCGCGAGTGAGAGAGGGCTAGTGcgcgagcgagagagcaaggagcaaggagcaacagcaacagcagcggaaACGGCTAAAGAGGAGCGGAGGAACAGCACGAAACGTTGGATAAACTGCGCttaaaaaatcccaaaaaataaaaggaatcggagtaaaaaccaaaataaggaaaatattaaaggaaGCCAGCTCGGGGCATAAATATTCGAAAAAATATCCAACAAAAACCGagtgcgtgtgcgtgtgtgtgtgaggctGCCATAACTCCTGAAAATTTCTGCATACATATACAAATACAGCGAAAAATTCAAGGAAAGGGAAAGTCAAGGAAGGAAAACGCAAGAAAAACTATAAGAAACTGCTAAAGGATCAGCAGAACGGCGAAAATCCAGAAAAATGGCcttgaaaaaaacaaaatgacaGCCAGCAACTGAACAACTTTTTCCGTTTCCTTTTTGGAGCTCTCAGCCAACAAATTgatttgcacacacacacacacacacgcacacacgaaAATAGCTCCCTGAGCTGAAAAAACACCACCAGCGCAAACCGCCCTCCCCCCCCCTCCACTCTTCTCAACCGGAACAGCTCCTCTCGCTTTCCattttttccttgtttttttcGTGTTTGGAGCAGCCGGCACTGCGTTTAAAAATAGCCAAGGCTCTgggggaaaaagggaaatatcAACGGCCGATCCTTCAAAGATGGTAACGATGAACTCGGAGGCGGACAAAACACAAGCCACCAATGCCAGCAGTGCTCCCGCcaagcagccagcagcagcgacgccgGCCGAGCCAGAGGCGGTGACAAAGGTATCGGCGACGTTGGCAGCCACCCCCCCAGCAGGTACACCCACGGCGgactgcagcagcagtagctgcagcggcaacagcagcaccgATCCACTGGCAGCGATTCCGCATCGCAGCGACGCCGCCACCACGACCCTAACCAATGGCAATAACAATGTGGCTTTCGTGGAGAACGAGGCAACGGTGGCGGTCACAATGGTGGGTGGAGGATCAAATCCAGTTGGAGGAGTAACCACATCGCCCAAGGCGGCGACAGCAGGAGCATCACCGAAAATTGCACCTGCAACGGCAGCGACAGCGGTGACAGCGGTGGCCACGACAACACCTGCTGCTCCacctgctgctactgctgctgttccGCCACCTGCGAAAACAGTGAATGCAGATGCCACCACCTCCACCACCCCCTCCTCATCGACAGCGGCAGCGTCAGCGTCGGCAGCTTCAACGGGCAGCGGCAAGCAGAGCGGCGCCAGTAGCGGCCTGCTGACGGTCAATGccaatcatcatcatcaccatcaccaccagcaGTCGtcgtcgcagtcgcagtcggcgtcgcaggcgcagcagcagcagcagccgccaccATCGTCATCAACGACGCTGGCAGTGCCGTCGGCGTCGCAGCAGCGAGGCGGCAAAAATGAAGATGCACCCAATATTCTAGTGTACAAAAAGGTAATTCATatgatattatatattattatattattaaatttattattattataaaagaaaGTGTTATgctatttatttgtttcttttattcGTATTATATTTGTGCTATGTAGCAAGGAAATTGGACTTTAAGCACTTCACaatgtaaaaatatagaattaaTTATCGTTATTCTGGTCAAATGCCGATTTACAAATGTTCTCTGGCATCCTTAagtagcttcctttcttgttaaattaaTACGTTTTTCGTATAAGCAAGACacacatgtctagatcgatgCGTTTGGTGACATTTACTCATCATAATAAAGCCCATTTCAAGCCTGTGGTTTTTGGCCTAAATATAAGAgcttaactaaaaaaaatttatatatattttgtaataatatttatgctaattttaatattaatcttaattttattatcaatctttaatttatttgcagatGGAGGCCATCATTGAGAAAATGCAGGCGGAGACGACGGGCGTGGCCGTGCGCACGGTGAAGGCATTCATGAGCAAGGTGCCATCGGTTTTCACCGGAGCGGACTTGGTGGCTTGGATACTTAAGAACTTTGACGTGGAAGACGTGACGGAGGCCCTGCACTTTGCCCACCTGCTCAGCTCCCACGGTTACATCTTTCCCATCGATGATCATGCGCTGACCGTCAAGAATGACGGCACCTTCTACAGGtgattattaatataaacattaGGAGTTCTGTTATCAAGATTCAGGTTACTTACCTATATCGATAAACCCTACATTCTTAATCGCCACAGATTCCAGACGCCCTACTTTTGGCCCTCGAATTGCTGGGAGCCCGAGAACACGGACTATGCCGTTTACCTCTGCAAACGCACAATGCAGAATAAAACGCGTTTGGAGTTGGCCGATTACGAGGCCGAAAATCTGGCCAAGTTGCAGAAGATGTTCTCCCGTAAATGGGAGTTTATTTTCATGCAGGTGTGTTAAAAGTtgtataaattcaaattactaCTACATAAATCTAAACATAAATTGTTAGAAATTTTAGCACTTGActtatttcattatatttaattgaaagtattttttaaatatttaactaaaattcaaatacaatttttatcaGGCTGAATCGCAGAGCAAGGTGGCCAAAAAACGGGATAAGCTGGAGCGTAAGGTGCTCGACTCACAGGAGCGGGCCTTCTGGGACGTACACCGACCGATGCCCGGCTGTGTTAATACCACCGAGATTGATATTAAAAAGGCCTACCGGCGGGGTGGCTCCAGCCACGGCACCGGTTCCGCCGGCGCCTCTTTGGCCAAGAATCCCGTGGAGCAACTAACGCGGATCATTGCCCTGCGCAAACAGAAGCTGGAGCGGCGCACAATCAAAGTGTCCAAGGCGGCCGAGGCGTAAGTATTGATGGTACAAGATACAAGAAGCTAATTTTGGGAAGCCAAAGTGTGTATATCCCTTGGAGTTTGCCAGAAAATCAAGGAGatcaaatttgaaattaatca
It encodes:
- the LOC108077096 gene encoding uncharacterized protein, with protein sequence MRKNHSVISQDPKMASLTLHWIVIALLAVTSLTTAATPAPTTATTTATTTAATATRQRSGRGQGQLQLQLQLQGPRQGQGQGQGQGHALGLGLGGVASTTSTEAPTLRAPRQRRPPTTQSIDIIVSSVRSRGRSSARSNSNSGSSSTTPLPVTTVRQWQRRRSSTSSTAKTPTTTAAAAEAAGRSSRDRGSVRGLRQPRDTPLLDSETSASSSIRRSWQALPSYSSSSNFSVPADNTSTSASATSSSSINRGALKTPRMIQRLVAGHIHNAQGHSTYEVSAVSANSSSSSFVPTPTSRTTTTTPDTTTTRTTTTTTARVTSLRGKASSSYRLAKPSVRPRPTTPAAVTRFSHPPSTSRSTTPLPPVPSPASPSPASNVPLSFREQDDDDDEALLNEPDDFDNWDNGILRLSAGSGKEAEAPAKKPPKDEAKKTLADQVRDGKYGLIEKELFRRVPKRPGVLSYARNSEVPLDNERNYGGLNEEDIWLAEDHLLVIKGGALNEEVEDNQQGPWPAIDDYDAPGRQIKLPDNPAVPPPFPVQLEPHGPLQLIRDNQLEVLRPAPGNATLSAEAGHHQGYAGPAAENLSSHPAARTGAQSPAAAPEPARPKAPAYVYPAPYAPWLLYSNDTGPSRSLLRTPPLLGPWLINGLNGNGSLTGDSPGIPGNVSDFDEDDPSLYYPPAYSFVYKSNYSNPVPPGPLVPGIVLPPPPDHFSRLETTRRPPASGSTTLTSSTTSTTTTTSTTTARPSVPLPTIRTSYKPKYNAITYLPPAPRQSPPPTSYVERVPVPVAVPIPIYPVNYTPRPQLLFVPSSTESTLQDTPLDPPLSKSNPIYYEYFEAKRQPGSIKSNVIDDFLATKPPKRHHHHHQREHLQHYKASPSPSNDVADVVNITPKPRTAQLQLHAEYEASLGQLLRSNLVSPPAGSGSGRFQAPDFDKQPFLPMVNYSADEQDQNAFKAIVYQPPGQRQRHLRVGKQQLQLEPSLDASPPDSYLPGRHFRVGKQQQQQQQVFEPQIYSTPGPQFPEDPQLRPPAPLQGNPLQFWQRPAPQFKRVRPSSKQGHPHGPPLPLSPQYPQYYAHGYPSGPAAEPLYRLVPVAQHKHWRSGKPHQVQSQPIQVQPQNQGYPDRSVNYGHSLASDILVNYNTNNQFNPQAELVPQAQLAAPPPPLSYQAQSGQPLWSERERERERDRDRDRPVRHSREQHQ
- the RSG7 gene encoding regulator of G-protein signaling 7 codes for the protein MVTMNSEADKTQATNASSAPAKQPAAATPAEPEAVTKVSATLAATPPAGTPTADCSSSSCSGNSSTDPLAAIPHRSDAATTTLTNGNNNVAFVENEATVAVTMVGGGSNPVGGVTTSPKAATAGASPKIAPATAATAVTAVATTTPAAPPAATAAVPPPAKTVNADATTSTTPSSSTAAASASAASTGSGKQSGASSGLLTVNANHHHHHHHQQSSSQSQSASQAQQQQQPPPSSSTTLAVPSASQQRGGKNEDAPNILVYKKMEAIIEKMQAETTGVAVRTVKAFMSKVPSVFTGADLVAWILKNFDVEDVTEALHFAHLLSSHGYIFPIDDHALTVKNDGTFYRFQTPYFWPSNCWEPENTDYAVYLCKRTMQNKTRLELADYEAENLAKLQKMFSRKWEFIFMQAESQSKVAKKRDKLERKVLDSQERAFWDVHRPMPGCVNTTEIDIKKAYRRGGSSHGTGSAGASLAKNPVEQLTRIIALRKQKLERRTIKVSKAAEALVAYYDQYNEFDYFITSPELPNPWQTDSTEMWDTEKNSKEVPVRRVKRWAFSLRELLNDAIGREQFTKFLEKEYSGENLKFWESVQEMKALPQSEIKEAIQKIWQEFLAPDAPCPVNVDSKSVELAREAVSSPNGPNRWCFDVAASHVYHLMKSDSYSRYLRSDMYKDYLNCSRKKIKSIPNLFGVKR